One region of Flavobacterium sp. GSB-24 genomic DNA includes:
- the pgi gene encoding glucose-6-phosphate isomerase, protein MALNTTNPTGTEAWKNLQNHYNAIHETTIQELFQQDSARVEKFNLQWNDFLVDYSKNNISQETISLLLELANSIGLKNAIADYFGGELINKTENRAVLHTALRAPESAVIKVDGENVIPEVYEVKNKIKNFTEEVISGQRKGYTGRAFTDVVNIGIGGSDLGPVMAVEALQFYKNHLNLHFVSNVDGDHVNEVIKKLNPETTLFVIVSKTFTTQETLSNSETIKEWFLKSATQEDIAKHFAAVSTNIQKVTEFGINPDNVFPMWDWVGGRFSLWSAVGLSIALAIGFDNYNQLLVGANEMDEHFKSAEFDENIPVILALLSVWYNNFYGAESEALIPYTQYLSKLAPYLQQATMESNGKSVGRDGKPVNYQTGTIIWGEPGTNSQHAFFQLIHQGTKRIPTDFIGFVKPLYGNEDHHDKLMSNFFAQTEALMNGKTEAQVQAEFDKQGLSAEKASYLLPFKVFTGNKPTNTILIQKLTPKTLGSLIALYEHKIFTQGIIWNIFSFDQWGVELGKQLANSILDEINSKNVKSHDSSTSFLLNHFLKSK, encoded by the coding sequence ATGGCTTTAAACACAACAAACCCAACTGGGACTGAAGCGTGGAAAAATCTGCAAAACCACTATAACGCAATTCACGAAACCACTATACAAGAATTGTTTCAACAAGATAGTGCCCGCGTTGAAAAATTCAACCTGCAATGGAATGACTTTTTAGTAGATTATTCTAAAAACAATATCAGTCAGGAAACTATTTCGCTTTTATTAGAATTGGCAAATTCAATCGGATTAAAGAATGCAATTGCTGATTATTTTGGAGGAGAATTAATCAATAAAACAGAAAATCGTGCAGTTCTTCATACAGCTTTGCGTGCTCCAGAATCGGCAGTTATTAAAGTTGATGGAGAAAATGTAATTCCAGAAGTTTACGAAGTAAAAAATAAAATCAAAAACTTTACAGAAGAAGTAATTTCTGGGCAAAGAAAAGGTTATACAGGAAGAGCTTTTACTGATGTTGTAAATATCGGAATCGGCGGTTCTGACCTTGGCCCAGTTATGGCGGTTGAAGCTTTACAATTTTACAAAAATCATTTAAATCTTCATTTCGTTTCAAACGTTGACGGTGATCATGTTAATGAAGTCATCAAAAAATTAAATCCTGAAACTACTTTATTTGTAATTGTTTCTAAAACTTTTACGACTCAAGAAACACTTTCAAATTCAGAAACTATCAAAGAATGGTTTTTGAAATCGGCTACGCAGGAAGATATCGCGAAACACTTTGCGGCAGTTTCTACTAATATTCAAAAAGTAACAGAATTCGGAATTAATCCAGACAATGTTTTCCCAATGTGGGACTGGGTTGGAGGAAGATTTTCTCTTTGGAGCGCGGTTGGTCTAAGCATCGCTTTGGCAATTGGTTTTGATAATTACAACCAATTATTAGTTGGAGCAAATGAAATGGACGAGCATTTTAAATCGGCAGAATTTGACGAAAACATTCCAGTTATTTTAGCTTTATTAAGCGTTTGGTACAATAATTTTTATGGTGCAGAAAGCGAAGCTCTGATTCCGTACACACAATATTTATCAAAATTAGCTCCTTATTTGCAGCAGGCAACTATGGAAAGTAACGGTAAAAGTGTTGGCCGCGACGGAAAACCAGTTAACTACCAAACGGGAACAATTATTTGGGGAGAACCTGGAACAAATTCGCAACATGCTTTCTTCCAATTGATTCACCAAGGAACAAAAAGAATCCCAACTGATTTTATCGGATTCGTAAAACCGCTTTACGGAAACGAAGATCACCATGATAAATTGATGTCTAACTTTTTCGCACAGACTGAAGCATTAATGAATGGAAAAACAGAAGCGCAGGTTCAAGCAGAATTTGACAAACAAGGACTTTCTGCAGAAAAAGCCTCTTACTTATTACCATTTAAAGTTTTCACTGGAAATAAACCGACTAACACAATTTTAATTCAGAAGCTTACACCAAAAACTTTAGGATCTTTAATTGCTTTATACGAGCATAAAATTTTTACTCAAGGAATTATTTGGAACATTTTCAGCTTTGATCAATGGGGTGTAGAATTAGGAAAACAATTGGCTAATTCTATATTAGATGAAATCAATTCGAAGAATGTAAAAAGTCATGATAGTTCAACTTCATTTCTGTTAAATCACTTTTTGAAAAGCAAATAA
- a CDS encoding septal ring lytic transglycosylase RlpA family protein, with the protein MRNKKNILFATIALTLISGFSYVISQTKPTTEPKIIQDTVKNAKPNIIALPIDSVFTDKGLKLRPYKKNAHASYYADRFNGKRTANGSRFNNNSYTAAHKKLPFGTRVKVTNEANGKFVIVKITDRGPFVKTREIDLSKRAFMDITKSKGAGAMKVTIEIIVE; encoded by the coding sequence ATGAGAAATAAAAAGAACATTTTATTCGCCACGATTGCTTTGACTTTAATTAGCGGCTTTAGTTATGTTATAAGCCAAACCAAACCTACAACAGAACCTAAAATCATTCAAGATACCGTAAAAAATGCAAAACCAAATATTATTGCATTACCTATAGATTCAGTATTTACAGACAAAGGTTTAAAATTAAGACCATACAAAAAAAATGCTCATGCCTCTTATTACGCTGATCGTTTTAATGGAAAAAGAACTGCCAACGGAAGCCGATTTAACAACAACAGTTATACTGCCGCTCACAAAAAACTTCCTTTTGGAACTAGGGTAAAAGTAACAAATGAGGCAAACGGAAAATTTGTAATTGTAAAAATTACTGATCGCGGTCCTTTTGTAAAAACACGTGAAATCGATTTGTCCAAAAGGGCTTTTATGGACATCACAAAAAGTAAGGGTGCCGGCGCTATGAAGGTTACCATTGAAATTATAGTAGAATAA
- a CDS encoding DUF3108 domain-containing protein, whose translation MKKFILIILALTTLAFDTQKEDAFDTGEYFKFRIHYGIVNAGYATLEVKDATISNKKVYHAIGKGYTTGMSKFFFKVEDLYESYFDKETGRPYRYVRKIDEGGYTKNQEGFFNQNEDRVLVKDYKRKTEKTIIVTDNVQDIISSFYYLRNHPNIDKLKSGESISIDMFFDEEITKFKLKYVGRQDITTKFGTVSTMMFKPLVQTGRVFKEKESVTLWISDDNNKVPLRIKADLAVGSLKADLDEYKGLKYPLKAKK comes from the coding sequence ATGAAAAAATTCATCCTCATCATATTAGCACTAACAACACTGGCGTTTGATACTCAAAAAGAGGACGCATTCGATACTGGAGAATATTTCAAATTTAGAATTCACTACGGAATTGTAAATGCGGGATATGCAACTTTAGAAGTTAAAGATGCCACTATAAGCAACAAAAAAGTATACCATGCTATTGGTAAAGGTTACACGACAGGTATGTCAAAATTTTTCTTTAAAGTTGAAGATTTATATGAAAGCTATTTTGACAAGGAAACAGGAAGACCTTACCGCTATGTCCGAAAAATTGACGAAGGCGGTTATACCAAAAATCAGGAAGGCTTTTTTAATCAAAATGAAGACAGGGTTTTGGTTAAAGACTATAAGCGCAAAACAGAAAAGACAATTATAGTAACAGACAATGTGCAAGATATAATTTCTTCTTTTTATTATTTGAGAAATCATCCAAACATTGACAAATTAAAATCTGGCGAATCTATTTCTATCGACATGTTTTTTGACGAAGAAATCACAAAATTTAAGTTAAAATATGTAGGTCGTCAGGATATTACAACTAAATTTGGAACCGTTTCTACCATGATGTTTAAACCATTGGTACAAACAGGTCGCGTTTTTAAAGAAAAAGAAAGTGTTACACTCTGGATATCAGACGACAACAACAAAGTTCCATTAAGAATTAAAGCAGATCTTGCAGTAGGATCGCTTAAAGCAGATCTTGATGAATATAAAGGATTAAAATATCCACTTAAAGCAAAAAAATAA
- a CDS encoding tryptophan 2,3-dioxygenase family protein: MNPTDNSEAILKEIDLKFQAINQKTDVQLEGLLWAKPITYWDYIQTDALLNLQIQRTTLPDEMVFIMYHQVNELIFKMILWEIDQIAEKENIQVDFFSERLSRITRYFDMLTNSFSIMENGMEVDQYMKFRNTLTPASGFQSAQYRMIEFASTDVINLTDRRYKANFDENTDLETSFEHLYWQAAGKDYHTGAKSYLLQEFETKYKDQFLRQMSTFKTKNIWQKFTQLPAEDQQNEDLVQAMRHYDKTVNITWVMQHLNTARKYILESGKGNGEATGGSDWQKYMHPKYQRRIFFPKLWTEEELSNWGNETAE; encoded by the coding sequence ATGAACCCTACAGATAATTCTGAAGCAATCTTAAAAGAAATTGATCTTAAATTTCAAGCCATAAATCAAAAAACTGATGTTCAATTGGAAGGATTGCTTTGGGCTAAACCAATTACTTATTGGGATTATATTCAAACCGATGCATTGTTGAATTTACAAATACAACGCACCACTCTTCCTGACGAAATGGTTTTTATTATGTACCATCAGGTAAATGAATTAATCTTTAAAATGATTTTGTGGGAAATTGATCAAATTGCCGAAAAAGAAAATATTCAGGTTGATTTTTTCAGCGAAAGATTATCAAGAATTACTAGATATTTTGACATGCTCACCAACTCTTTCAGTATCATGGAAAACGGTATGGAAGTAGATCAATATATGAAATTTAGAAACACGCTTACTCCTGCAAGCGGTTTTCAGAGCGCGCAATATAGAATGATTGAATTTGCTTCTACGGATGTAATCAATTTAACAGATCGCAGGTACAAAGCAAACTTTGACGAAAACACAGATTTAGAAACTAGTTTCGAACATTTGTACTGGCAGGCTGCCGGAAAAGATTATCATACTGGTGCAAAATCTTATTTACTTCAAGAATTCGAAACCAAATATAAAGATCAGTTTTTGAGACAAATGTCTACTTTTAAGACTAAAAATATCTGGCAGAAATTCACGCAATTACCAGCTGAAGACCAGCAGAATGAAGACTTAGTTCAAGCGATGCGTCATTACGACAAAACAGTGAATATCACTTGGGTTATGCAGCACCTAAATACTGCAAGAAAATATATACTAGAAAGTGGAAAAGGTAATGGAGAAGCGACTGGCGGAAGCGACTGGCAAAAATATATGCATCCAAAATACCAAAGACGCATCTTTTTTCCTAAATTGTGGACCGAAGAAGAATTGTCCAATTGGGGAAATGAAACCGCAGAATAA
- a CDS encoding homogentisate 1,2-dioxygenase: MPLYHKLGNFPQKRHTQFEKPNGGFYYEQLFGTEGFHGHSSLSYHVHRPTQVKEILNSYSVEPKIAIGKNIKSLLFKGFELKPENDFLDSRKAMLVNKDCIIGLAAPKESLRNYFYKNADADEMLFIHKGKGKLRTMLGNIPFEYGDYLIIPRGIIYQIEFETEENRLFYVESYSPFYTPKRYKNQSGQHLEHSPFCERDFILPNELETHDEKGDFLIKIKKEGMIHEVVYATHPFDVVGWDGYNFPYGFSIHNFEPITGRVHQPPPVHQTFETAAFVVCSFCPRLYDYHPKAIPAPYNHSNIDSDEVLYYVDGDFMSRNNIEQGHITLHPKGIPHGPAPGAMERSIGHKETQELAVMVDTFRPLMVTEEAMGLDDGQYYKSWTE, encoded by the coding sequence ATGCCATTATATCACAAACTCGGAAACTTTCCACAAAAGCGACACACCCAATTTGAAAAACCTAACGGAGGTTTTTACTACGAACAATTGTTTGGAACCGAAGGTTTTCACGGACATTCGTCGCTGTCGTATCACGTACACAGACCTACGCAGGTTAAAGAAATTTTAAACTCTTATTCGGTTGAACCAAAAATTGCAATCGGAAAAAACATAAAATCATTACTTTTTAAAGGTTTTGAATTAAAACCAGAAAATGACTTTTTAGACAGCCGAAAAGCCATGTTAGTCAATAAAGATTGCATTATTGGTTTGGCTGCGCCGAAAGAATCGCTTCGTAATTATTTCTACAAAAATGCCGATGCCGATGAAATGCTTTTCATCCATAAAGGAAAAGGAAAATTAAGAACCATGTTAGGAAACATTCCGTTTGAATATGGCGATTATTTAATAATTCCGAGAGGTATCATTTATCAAATTGAATTCGAAACCGAAGAAAACCGACTATTTTATGTAGAATCGTATTCTCCATTTTATACTCCAAAACGATATAAAAACCAATCGGGTCAGCATTTAGAACATTCTCCGTTTTGCGAGCGTGATTTTATTTTGCCAAATGAATTGGAAACCCACGACGAAAAAGGTGATTTTTTAATTAAAATCAAAAAAGAAGGCATGATCCACGAAGTGGTTTATGCAACACATCCTTTTGATGTTGTCGGATGGGACGGATATAATTTTCCATACGGATTTTCCATTCACAATTTCGAACCTATAACTGGGCGTGTTCACCAACCGCCTCCAGTACACCAAACTTTTGAAACGGCTGCTTTTGTCGTTTGCTCATTCTGCCCAAGACTTTATGATTATCATCCGAAAGCAATTCCGGCGCCATACAATCACAGCAATATAGATTCTGATGAAGTACTATATTATGTAGATGGCGATTTTATGAGCCGTAATAATATTGAGCAGGGTCATATCACTTTACACCCAAAAGGAATTCCGCACGGACCAGCGCCAGGCGCGATGGAACGTAGTATTGGCCACAAAGAAACCCAAGAATTAGCTGTTATGGTTGATACTTTCCGTCCGCTTATGGTTACGGAAGAAGCAATGGGATTGGACGATGGTCAGTATTACAAATCCTGGACGGAATAG
- a CDS encoding carboxypeptidase regulatory-like domain-containing protein: MKKLSKFLLLLLAFIYAGDIYAQGNTTSSINGVVYDSQNKSLPGATILAVHEASGSRYSTTTDFDGHFRISNMRVGGPYKIEVTFIGYTTYTESGVYLQLGDSKSLKVVLKDETNQLSEVVVVGKKDPTFNSKKTGAQTIIDHDKINELPSLSRNIADFARLTPQAQLRGDDVISIGGQNNRFNAIYIDGAVNNDVFGLAANGTNGGQTGVSPISLDAIEQFQVSVSPYDVKLSGFAGGAISAITRSGTNNFDGSAYFLYRDQSLAGKTPQRSSSTAERKKLSDFTAQTYGVRAGGAILKDKLFYFINYERQDNETPAPFDINNYTGNIGISGTNPYSGAVAQDRINTLTNFLQTAYGYNPGVYNNNTQTLVSDKLIAKVDWNINDNNKLSVKNSYVKATNFSPYRSTATSLNFVNGAQDFESITNSAALELNTRFNNKFSNNLVVGFTTVNDDRDASGNPFPTVEIRDGSGTIYFGAEASSTANLLKQRTLTITDNFEINAGKHNILIGTHNELTYAKNVFIQRNFGSYVYNNLNDFLNNAVPNRYRLGYSLIGGSGDESQGAAEFNMNQFGLYVQDNIRVSDNFRFSVGVRADMPVWETGTVNNDFNDRTIPLLEAAGKDLKGAKVGQPIKNTVHFSPRIGFNYDVNGDKETQVRGGIGVFTSRVPLVWPGGAYNNYGMGQNLIDTNLGGTKPLFNPNTDVNSQLYYNGVALGPVPGSGKVGGNIDLFAKDFKLPQVLKTSIGFDRKLPGGLVLSAEAIFNENLNSIQYQNLNLAGPQNYTTGADVRPMYNNVLVDKTYSGIYLGSNKKAGSAWNTNLTLTKYFTSDFIDANISATYSYGESNVWMDATSSQNSSQWQYIETVNGSNAISGVSRSDFDQGSRVMANSSIKFKWNNNMKTTIGLFYEGAQGTPISYIYNDLGRIMKDTNQNSALVYIPANRSEITLVTATGNALTPDQQWQALDAYISSNKYLNSRRGKYAERNGDRLDWSHVIDLKLAQEFKINVGNKSHKLEFTADVFNFTNLLNKNWGRRYFATNDQVLLLQQVGFLANGTTPTFNFNPNVANSVNQIDDVGLQSARWQMQVGARYSFN; encoded by the coding sequence ATGAAAAAATTGTCAAAGTTTCTCTTACTGCTTTTAGCGTTTATTTATGCAGGAGATATTTATGCACAAGGTAACACAACTTCTTCTATCAATGGAGTTGTTTACGATTCGCAAAACAAGTCCCTTCCAGGAGCAACAATTCTTGCAGTTCATGAGGCTTCAGGTAGCCGTTACTCAACAACAACGGATTTTGATGGTCACTTTAGAATTTCTAACATGCGTGTTGGTGGTCCTTACAAAATTGAAGTGACTTTTATTGGTTACACAACCTACACAGAATCAGGAGTTTATTTACAACTTGGTGATTCTAAAAGCTTAAAAGTAGTTTTAAAAGACGAAACTAACCAACTTAGCGAAGTTGTAGTTGTAGGTAAAAAAGATCCAACTTTTAATTCAAAAAAGACTGGGGCTCAAACAATTATTGATCACGACAAGATCAATGAATTACCATCTTTATCAAGAAACATTGCTGATTTTGCAAGACTTACACCACAAGCACAATTACGTGGAGATGATGTAATCTCAATTGGCGGACAAAATAACAGATTTAACGCAATTTACATTGACGGAGCTGTAAACAATGACGTTTTTGGATTAGCTGCAAACGGTACAAATGGTGGACAAACAGGAGTTTCTCCAATTTCATTAGATGCAATTGAGCAATTCCAAGTGAGTGTTTCTCCTTATGATGTTAAATTATCAGGATTCGCTGGAGGAGCAATTAGTGCTATTACACGTTCTGGAACAAATAACTTTGATGGTTCTGCTTATTTCTTATACAGAGATCAATCTTTAGCTGGAAAAACTCCACAAAGATCAAGCAGCACTGCTGAGAGAAAAAAATTATCTGATTTTACAGCTCAAACTTACGGTGTAAGAGCTGGAGGAGCAATCTTAAAAGATAAATTATTCTACTTCATCAACTACGAAAGACAAGATAACGAGACACCAGCTCCGTTTGATATTAACAACTATACTGGTAACATTGGAATCAGCGGTACTAACCCATACAGTGGAGCAGTAGCACAAGATAGAATCAATACTTTGACTAACTTTTTGCAAACAGCTTACGGTTACAATCCAGGAGTTTACAACAACAATACTCAAACTTTAGTATCTGATAAATTAATCGCTAAAGTAGACTGGAACATCAACGATAACAACAAACTTTCTGTTAAAAACAGTTACGTTAAAGCAACAAACTTCTCACCTTACCGCTCAACAGCAACTTCTTTGAACTTTGTTAATGGTGCTCAAGACTTCGAATCTATCACAAACTCTGCGGCTTTAGAGTTAAATACTAGATTTAACAATAAATTCTCAAACAACCTTGTAGTAGGTTTTACAACTGTAAATGATGACAGAGATGCATCAGGAAATCCATTCCCTACAGTTGAAATTAGAGATGGTTCAGGAACAATTTACTTTGGTGCAGAAGCTAGCTCAACAGCAAACTTATTAAAACAAAGAACTTTAACAATTACTGATAATTTCGAAATTAACGCAGGTAAACACAATATCTTAATTGGTACTCATAATGAGTTAACTTACGCTAAAAACGTATTTATTCAAAGAAACTTCGGTTCTTATGTATACAACAACCTTAATGATTTCTTAAATAATGCTGTGCCAAACAGATACCGTTTAGGATATTCTCTAATTGGAGGTTCAGGTGACGAGTCACAAGGAGCTGCTGAGTTCAACATGAACCAATTTGGATTATATGTTCAAGATAACATCAGAGTTTCAGATAACTTTAGATTTTCTGTAGGTGTACGTGCTGATATGCCAGTATGGGAAACTGGAACTGTAAATAATGATTTCAATGACAGAACTATACCATTATTAGAAGCTGCTGGAAAAGATCTTAAAGGTGCAAAAGTTGGTCAGCCAATTAAAAACACTGTACATTTCTCTCCAAGAATTGGATTCAACTACGATGTAAACGGAGACAAAGAAACTCAAGTACGTGGGGGTATTGGTGTATTTACATCAAGAGTACCTTTAGTATGGCCAGGTGGAGCTTATAACAACTATGGTATGGGACAAAACCTTATTGATACAAATTTAGGTGGTACAAAACCTCTTTTCAATCCTAATACAGATGTTAACAGCCAGCTTTATTACAATGGTGTAGCGCTAGGACCAGTTCCTGGAAGTGGAAAAGTAGGTGGAAACATTGACTTATTTGCTAAAGATTTCAAATTACCTCAAGTTTTAAAAACAAGTATTGGTTTTGATCGTAAACTTCCAGGTGGATTAGTTTTATCTGCAGAAGCTATCTTTAACGAAAACTTGAATTCAATTCAATATCAAAACTTAAACTTAGCAGGTCCTCAGAATTACACTACTGGTGCTGATGTTAGACCAATGTACAATAACGTACTTGTTGATAAAACATATTCTGGTATTTACTTAGGTTCAAATAAAAAAGCTGGTAGCGCTTGGAACACGAACTTGACTTTGACTAAATATTTCACATCTGACTTTATTGATGCAAACATCTCTGCAACATATTCTTATGGAGAATCTAATGTTTGGATGGATGCTACAAGCTCTCAAAACAGTTCTCAATGGCAATACATCGAAACTGTTAACGGTTCAAATGCAATTTCTGGTGTATCTAGATCAGATTTTGATCAAGGATCAAGAGTTATGGCTAACTCATCTATCAAATTCAAATGGAACAATAATATGAAAACTACTATTGGTCTATTCTACGAAGGTGCTCAAGGAACTCCAATCAGTTATATTTATAATGACCTTGGAAGAATCATGAAAGATACCAACCAAAACTCAGCTTTAGTTTATATTCCAGCTAACAGAAGTGAAATTACTTTAGTTACAGCTACAGGTAATGCTTTGACTCCTGATCAGCAATGGCAAGCTCTAGATGCTTACATCTCTAGCAACAAATATTTAAACAGCAGAAGAGGTAAATATGCAGAACGTAACGGAGACCGTTTAGACTGGAGCCACGTTATTGACTTAAAATTAGCTCAAGAATTCAAAATAAACGTAGGTAACAAAAGCCACAAATTAGAGTTTACAGCTGATGTTTTCAACTTCACAAACTTGTTAAACAAAAACTGGGGAAGAAGATACTTTGCTACAAATGACCAAGTATTATTACTTCAACAAGTTGGTTTCTTAGCTAACGGAACTACTCCAACATTCAACTTCAACCCGAATGTTGCAAACAGTGTTAACCAAATTGATGACGTAGGTTTACAGTCAGCAAGATGGCAGATGCAAGTTGGAGCTAGATACTCTTTCAACTAA
- the hppD gene encoding 4-hydroxyphenylpyruvate dioxygenase — MSKEVKSVEYGLEKIFEGAQDFLPLLGTDYVEFYVGNAKQSAHYYKTAFGYQSLAYAGLETGVKDKASYVLKQDKIRIVLTTPLTADSPINDHLKKHGDGVKVAALWVEDATKSYEETMKRGARSFMEPTVEEDEFGQVIRSGIYTYGETVHIFVERKNYNGVFLPGYKEWKSDYNPEPTGLKYIDHMVGNVGWNEMNTWVKFYEDVMGFVNFLSFDDKQITTEYSALMSKVMSNGNGRIKFPINEPAEGKKKSQIEEYLDFYGGPGIQHIAIATDDIIKTVSQLRARGVEFLSAPPHTYYQAIPERLGVHMDMMKEDINEIEKLAIMVDADEDGYLLQIFTKPVQDRPTLFFEIIQRMGAKGFGAGNFKALFESIEREQELRGTL, encoded by the coding sequence ATGAGTAAAGAAGTTAAATCAGTAGAATACGGATTAGAAAAAATATTTGAAGGAGCACAAGATTTCCTTCCATTATTAGGAACAGATTATGTAGAATTTTATGTGGGGAACGCAAAACAGTCTGCACATTATTACAAAACTGCTTTCGGATATCAGTCATTGGCTTATGCCGGATTAGAAACTGGAGTAAAAGACAAAGCATCTTATGTTTTGAAGCAGGATAAAATCAGAATTGTTTTGACTACACCTTTAACAGCTGATTCTCCAATAAACGATCATTTAAAAAAACATGGTGACGGTGTAAAAGTTGCTGCACTTTGGGTTGAAGATGCTACAAAATCTTACGAAGAAACTATGAAACGCGGTGCGCGTTCTTTTATGGAACCAACTGTTGAAGAAGATGAGTTTGGACAAGTGATTCGTTCTGGAATTTATACTTATGGAGAAACGGTTCATATTTTTGTAGAAAGAAAAAACTATAATGGTGTTTTCCTTCCAGGTTACAAAGAGTGGAAATCTGATTACAATCCAGAACCAACAGGATTAAAATATATTGATCACATGGTTGGAAATGTGGGTTGGAACGAAATGAATACGTGGGTAAAATTCTACGAAGATGTAATGGGATTTGTAAATTTCTTATCATTTGATGACAAACAAATTACCACAGAATATTCTGCTTTGATGAGCAAAGTAATGTCTAATGGAAACGGAAGAATTAAATTCCCAATCAACGAACCGGCAGAAGGAAAGAAAAAATCTCAGATTGAAGAATATTTAGATTTTTACGGCGGACCTGGAATTCAGCACATCGCAATTGCTACCGATGATATTATTAAAACAGTATCTCAACTAAGAGCACGCGGCGTTGAATTTCTATCAGCTCCTCCGCATACTTACTACCAAGCAATCCCTGAAAGATTAGGTGTTCATATGGACATGATGAAAGAAGATATCAACGAAATTGAAAAACTAGCCATCATGGTAGATGCTGATGAAGATGGTTATTTATTGCAGATTTTTACGAAGCCAGTTCAAGACAGACCTACTCTTTTCTTCGAAATTATTCAAAGAATGGGAGCAAAAGGGTTTGGTGCAGGTAACTTTAAAGCACTTTTTGAATCAATCGAAAGAGAGCAAGAATTGAGAGGAACGCTATAA
- a CDS encoding peptidoglycan DD-metalloendopeptidase family protein yields MKKAVVILIVLFSIFSCKKAEEKVETKITKPTTKKIEFGFNYADFNVVNDTISKGDSFGSIIQSQNIGDKKVHDIVEQVKDSFNVRSIRYGKPFTLLRAKNKTNNLEVFIYQPDALSYYVIDLRDSIAKAYKKVKPVTLKRKIIGGVLKSSLSETLGNESVETALASRITKVFSWSIDFFKLKKGDRYGLIFTERFINGKTYDGVEELEAAFFEYKGKIIYAFPFERDTTSGKVEYYDDEGKTLKNFFLKTPIKFSRITSRFTMNRFHPVQHTWKAHKGTDYAAPTGTPISTTASGVVEATGYTAGNGNFVKVKHNGTYSTQYLHMSKILVRRGQRVTQGQTIGLVGSTGLASGPHVCYRFWKNGVQVDALRLNLPTGESLTGNDRTRFMKQIEPLKRELDSIGNL; encoded by the coding sequence TTGAAAAAAGCAGTCGTAATTTTAATTGTCTTGTTTTCTATTTTTTCATGCAAAAAAGCAGAAGAAAAAGTTGAAACCAAAATTACTAAACCAACAACCAAAAAAATAGAATTCGGTTTTAATTACGCAGATTTCAATGTTGTAAATGATACAATTTCAAAAGGAGACTCTTTCGGCTCAATCATTCAAAGTCAAAATATCGGAGACAAAAAAGTACACGATATTGTCGAACAAGTAAAAGATTCTTTCAACGTTAGAAGTATTCGTTATGGCAAACCTTTTACTTTGCTTCGCGCCAAAAACAAAACTAATAATCTGGAAGTTTTTATTTATCAGCCCGATGCTTTAAGCTACTATGTTATTGATTTAAGAGATAGTATTGCTAAAGCTTATAAAAAAGTAAAACCAGTTACTTTAAAAAGAAAAATAATTGGTGGTGTTTTAAAAAGTTCATTATCTGAAACTTTAGGAAACGAAAGTGTAGAAACGGCATTAGCCAGCAGAATCACAAAAGTATTCTCATGGTCTATTGACTTCTTTAAACTTAAAAAAGGAGATCGTTACGGATTAATCTTTACGGAACGCTTTATCAATGGAAAAACTTACGACGGAGTTGAAGAACTAGAAGCTGCATTTTTTGAATATAAAGGTAAAATTATTTATGCTTTCCCTTTTGAAAGAGACACAACTTCGGGAAAGGTAGAATATTATGATGACGAAGGAAAAACACTTAAAAACTTCTTCTTAAAAACTCCAATCAAATTCAGCCGAATCACTTCTAGGTTCACAATGAATAGATTTCACCCAGTGCAGCACACTTGGAAAGCGCACAAAGGAACCGATTACGCTGCTCCGACTGGAACACCAATTTCGACAACTGCTTCAGGAGTTGTTGAAGCAACTGGATATACTGCAGGAAACGGAAACTTTGTAAAAGTAAAACACAACGGCACCTACTCGACTCAATATTTACACATGTCTAAAATCTTGGTTCGCCGCGGACAGCGTGTTACTCAAGGACAGACAATTGGTTTGGTCGGCAGTACAGGTTTAGCTTCTGGACCTCACGTTTGTTACCGTTTCTGGAAAAATGGCGTTCAAGTAGATGCACTTCGATTGAATCTTCCAACTGGAGAATCTTTGACAGGAAACGACAGAACTCGTTTCATGAAACAGATTGAACCATTGAAAAGAGAATTGGATAGTATTGGGAATCTATAA